The Paraburkholderia hospita DNA segment ATTCTTCGATTCGATCCGATGCACGAGGCCATGCTCGACGAGGAAATCGAGCGCGCGATAGACGGTAGTGGGCGGCACGCGGCCGCGCTGCGGTTGCAGTGCGGCCAGCAGGTCGTACGCGCCGACGGGACGCTCACTCTGCGCGATCAGCGCGTAGACCTGACGACGCAGCGTCGTCAGTGCAAGACCGCGCTCGGCGGCGAGCGCATCGGCGCGCGCGAGCTTGTGCGCGAGACGGGCGGCTTGCTGTGCAGGATCTGCGACAGGATGAACATGAGCATCGGATGAGCGGGCCATGGCGCGAACTCCGGACAGCGTCAGTTTGAACGAAGGCGCAATGATATAACGTATCTCGAAAAAATGTCATTGCCCGTTGCAAAGTCATCGCCGATTCTTAGGAAGGAACAACCGTAGGCGCGCATTCCGGTGCTGCCGCGCTGCACCATCGAAATTGCGCGGCGCGCCTTGACATGACCGGACACGTATCCGATCATTCGATCACAACGAGAGCAATTGCTCGATCACCGAGCGTTAGCTCAGGTTGAATCGAAGAATCAAACGAACCGGAGACAGGTTGTGACAGCCCGACTGCAAGGCAAAGTGGCGATTCTCACGGGCGCGGCGAGCGGTATCGGCGAAGCGGTGGCGCGCCGGTATCTCGACGAGGGCGCGCGCTGCGTGCTGGTGGACGTGAAGCCGGCCAACGAATTCGCACACGCACTGCGCGAAACGGACGGCGACCGCGTGCTGACACTCAGCGCGGACGTCACGAAGCGCGAAGACATCGCGCGCATTGTCGAGCAGACGGTGCAGCGCTTCGGCCAGATCGACATTCTCTTCAACAACGCGGCGCTGTTCGACATGCGTCCGCTACTCGACGAATCCTGGGACATCTTCGACAAGCTCTTCGCGGTCAACGTAAAGGGCATGTTCTTTCTGATGCAGTCCGTCGCACAGCGCATGGTCGACCAGGGCCACGGCGGCAAGATCATCAACATGTCGTCGCAGGCGGGCCGCCGCGGCGAGGCGCTCGTGTCGCACTACTGCGCGACCAAGGCAGCCGTGCTGAGCTACACGCAGTCGGCCGCGCTGGCGCTCGCGCCGCACAAGATCAACGTGAACGGCATCGCACCGGGCGTCGTCGATACGCCGATGTGGGAACAGGTCGATGCGCTTTTCGCGCGTTACGAGAACCGGCCGCTGGGCGAGAAGAAGCGTCTCGTCGGTGAAGCGGTGCCGCTGGGCAGGATGGGGCTGCCCGCGGATCTGACGGGGGCGGCGCTGTTCCTCGCGTCTTCGGATGCGGATTACATCACCGCGCAAACCCTGAACGTCGACGGCGGCAACTGGATGAGCTGACCGTCATTCATTCACCGGCATCCGCAATACGGCGCCACACAACCGCAAGCGCCGGTCACGTACCCGATCAAGTACCAAAACGCAAAGTACGAATAAAGGAGACAAACGATGAAGCCCACCTGCAAACCCGCGCTCAACGTATTCGGCGCAGCGGCACTCGCGTGCGCCGCATTCAGCGCGAACGCGGCGACCGTCACGATCGCCACGTTGAACAACCCCGACATGATCGAGTTGAAGAAGCTGTCGCCGGCATTCGAGAAAGCGAATCCCGACATCAAGCTCAACTGGGTGATTCTCGAAGAAAACGTGCTGCGTCAGCGCGCCACGACGGACATCACGACGGGCAGCGGCCAGTTCGACGTGATGACGATCGGCGCCTATGAAACGCCACAATGGGGCAAGCGCGGCTGGCTCACGCCGCTCACGAACCTGCCCGCCGATTACGACCTGAACGACGTCGTGAAAACGGCGCGCGACGGCCTGTCGTACAACGGCTCGCTGTACGCGCTGCCGTTCTACGTCGAAAGCTCGATGACGTATTACCGCAAGGATCTGTTCGCGGCGAAGGGCCTGAAGATGCCCGATCAGCCGACCTACGACCAGATCGCGCAGTTCGCCGAAAAGCTGACGGACAAGGCCAACGGCGTCTACGGCATCTGTCTGCGCGGCAAGGCGGGCTGGGGCGAGAACATGGCCTACGCGACGACCGTCGTGAACACGTTCGGCGGCCGCTGGTTCGACGAGAAGTGGAACGCGCAACTGACGACGCCCGAATGGAAGAAGGCGAT contains these protein-coding regions:
- a CDS encoding Fur family transcriptional regulator gives rise to the protein MARSSDAHVHPVADPAQQAARLAHKLARADALAAERGLALTTLRRQVYALIAQSERPVGAYDLLAALQPQRGRVPPTTVYRALDFLVEHGLVHRIESKNAFFACCQMGEPHQSQFLMCDSCGETVEIPGDGVAAQLSGSAPAHGFEVHHQVVELSGLCAACKHGHP
- a CDS encoding L-iditol 2-dehydrogenase, which codes for MTARLQGKVAILTGAASGIGEAVARRYLDEGARCVLVDVKPANEFAHALRETDGDRVLTLSADVTKREDIARIVEQTVQRFGQIDILFNNAALFDMRPLLDESWDIFDKLFAVNVKGMFFLMQSVAQRMVDQGHGGKIINMSSQAGRRGEALVSHYCATKAAVLSYTQSAALALAPHKINVNGIAPGVVDTPMWEQVDALFARYENRPLGEKKRLVGEAVPLGRMGLPADLTGAALFLASSDADYITAQTLNVDGGNWMS
- a CDS encoding ABC transporter substrate-binding protein, producing the protein MKPTCKPALNVFGAAALACAAFSANAATVTIATLNNPDMIELKKLSPAFEKANPDIKLNWVILEENVLRQRATTDITTGSGQFDVMTIGAYETPQWGKRGWLTPLTNLPADYDLNDVVKTARDGLSYNGSLYALPFYVESSMTYYRKDLFAAKGLKMPDQPTYDQIAQFAEKLTDKANGVYGICLRGKAGWGENMAYATTVVNTFGGRWFDEKWNAQLTTPEWKKAISFYVDLLKKYGPPGASSNGFNENLTLMSSGKCGIWIDATVAAGMLYNKQQSQIADKVGFAAAPTAVTPKGSHWLWAWALAIPKSSKQADAAKKFITWATSKQYIELAAKDEGWASVPPGTRQSTYARPEYKQAAPFGDFVLKAIETADPDHPTLKPVPYTGVQFVGIPEFQSFGTVVGQSVSGAVAGQMTVDQALAAGNATADRAVKQAGYQK